A window of the Pararge aegeria chromosome 2, ilParAegt1.1, whole genome shotgun sequence genome harbors these coding sequences:
- the LOC120629333 gene encoding N-acetylgalactosamine kinase has product MNGNNSELVPITKVPYNERIRRIIDEFSNEFGSPPAFIARVPGRVNLIGEHIDYCGYPVLPMALEQDILVAGSLIEEHKVYIRNANPKYESIEIEIKAYDDISINADKDGKPFWYNYVLCGIKGALEHINNEYSSGLKLYIDGNIPPASGLSSSSALVSAACLAFLYAQNATINKTDIASLCARCERYIGTQGGGMDQAIAFLAEKYCAQYITWNPLTATKVVLPEEASFVVAHSLAEINKAATNDYNRRVIECRLASKILALSADTTKDHSIITLSQVQKILDKTLADMVALVYEKLPKLVYTKEEVCKILNISEEEMDDLYLTQNTRHLTEFKLKQRALHVYEEASRVEEFRKTCMQSKKNGKTNGSINDKSGSTGDRNDILTTLGKLMSDSHESLKSLYECSHKNLDLLVDLSSKMNVHSRLTGAGWGGCIVALCPKEKVKDYIERMENEYYVEHCNIDKNKAKSYIFATTPNYGAVIYKNK; this is encoded by the coding sequence atgaACGGAAACAACAGTGAATTAGTGCCAATAACAAAAGTACCATATAATGAAAGAATACGCAGGATTATAGATGAATTTTCCAATGAATTTGGAAGCCCACCAGCATTTATAGCTCGTGTTCCCGGCCGTGTTAATTTAATCGGTGAACATATTGATTATTGTGGCTATCCGGTGTTGCCTATGGCTTTAGAACAAGATATATTAGTTGCGGGAAGTTTGATTGAGGAACATAAAGTATACATCCGGAATGCAAACCCAAAATATGAGAGCATAGAGATAGAAATTAAAGCGTATGACGATATATCAATTAATGCTGATAAAGATGGAAAGCCTTTTTGGTATAATTACGTACTATGCGGTATAAAGGGAGCACTGGAgcatataaataatgaatattccTCTGGACTAAAACTCTACATCGATGGAAATATTCCTCCAGCTTCAGGTTTGTCAAGTTCATCGGCTTTGGTCAGCGCAGCATGTCTTGCATTTTTGTACGCTCAAAATGCAACCATAAATAAAACCGATATAGCGTCTTTATGTGCGAGATGTGAGCGGTACATTGGAACTCAGGGAGGCGGAATGGATCAGGCTATCGCATTTTTAGCAGAAAAATATTGCGCTCAATATATTACTTGGAATCCTTTAACGGCTACAAAAGTTGTTTTACCAGAAGAAGCATCGTTTGTTGTGGCTCACAGTTTGGCGGAGATTAATAAAGCTGCTACAAACGATTACAATAGACGAGTCATAGAATGTCGGCTAGCTAGTAAAATATTGGCTTTATCGGCAGATACCACTAAGGACCACAGTATAATTACTTTAAGtcaagtacaaaaaatattagataaaaCCTTGGCGGATatggtagctttagtttacgaAAAATTGCCGAAATTAGTTTATACAAAAGAAGAAGTGTGTAAAATACTAAACATATCCGAAGAAGAAATGGACGACTTGTATCTGACCCAAAACACGAGGCATTTGACGGAATTCAAACTCAAACAAAGAGCTCTGCACGTGTATGAAGAGGCTAGTAGAGTTGAAGAATTTCGCAAAACATGTATGCAATCTAAAAAGAATGGCAAGACTAATGGATCTATTAATGATAAATCTGGTTCCACTGGCGACAGAAACGATATATTAACTACTTTAGGAAAACTGATGTCAGACAGCCATGAAAGTTTGAAATCTTTATACGAGTGTTCTCACAAAAATTTAGATCTGTTAGTGGATTTATCGAGCAAAATGAATGTACACTCTAGGCTGACGGGTGCAGGTTGGGGTGGGTGCATCGTTGCGTTATGCCCCAAAGAAAAGGTTAAAGATTACATCGAAAGAATGGAAAATGAATATTATGTCGAACATTGTAATATCGACAAGAATAAAGCAAAGTCGTACATATTTGCAACAACACCGAACTACGGTGccgtaatttataaaaacaaataa